One part of the Vicugna pacos chromosome 20, VicPac4, whole genome shotgun sequence genome encodes these proteins:
- the KCNK17 gene encoding potassium channel subfamily K member 17, protein MAPGSSPPASPSRYRQRAQDAPEGRVSGRAAPSTLLLLLAYLAYLILGTGVFWMLESPAAHDSSERFQRDKWALLRNFTCLDGPALDSLIRGIIQAYQNGDVVLGNTTSMGRWEFVGSFFFSVSTITTIGYGNLSPSTMAARLFCIFFALVGIPLNLVVLNRLGHLMQQGVHRCAHKLGGTWKDPAKARWLAGSSALLTGLLLFLLLPPLLFCHMEGWSYVEGIYFAFITLSTVGFGDYVIGMDPSRKYPLWYKNTVSLWILFGMAWLALIIKLILSLLEAPQDSYSCYSHSSKGNFKQRSGRQDPDGEADPHSSQPDCYPEGPMGIVQHPEPSTPVSCCGKDS, encoded by the exons ATGGCTCCTGGGTCCAGCCCCCCTGCTTCCCCTTCTAGGTACAGACAGAGAGCCCAAGACGCGCCCGAGGGCAGGGTTTCGGGCCGCGCGGCGCCGAGCACATTGCTCCTGCTGCTCGCGTACCTGGCTTACCTGATACTGGGCACGGGCGTGTTCTGGATGCTGGAGAGCCCAGCGGCTCACGATTCCAGCGAGAGATTCCAGCGCGACAAGTGGGCACTGCTGCGGAACTTCACGTGCCTGGATGGCCCGGCGCTGGACTCGCTGATCCGG GGCATCATCCAAGCCTACCAAAATGGGGACGTCGTCCTCGGCAACACCACCAGCATGGGGCGCTGGGAGTTCGTGGGTTCCTTCTTCTTCTCTGtgtccaccatcaccaccattg GCTACGGCAACCTGAGCCCCAGCACAATGGCCGCCCGCCTCTTCTGCATCTTCTTTGCTCTCGTGGGGATCCCGCTCAACCTCGTGGTGCTGAACCGACTGGGGCATCTCATGCAGCAGGGGGTGCACCGCTGCGCCCACAAGCTGGGGGGCACCTGGAAG GACCCGGCCAAGGCCCGGTGGCTGGCAGGCTCCAGCGCCCTCCTGACCGGCCTCCTGCTTTTCCTGCTGCTGCCCCCGCTGCTCTTCTGCCACATGGAGGGCTGGAGCTACGTGGAGGGCATCTACTTCGCCTTCATCACCCTCAGCACCGTGGGCTTCGGCGACTATGTGATTG GGATGGACCCCTCCCGGAAATACCCGCTGTGGTACAAGAACACAGTGTCCCTGTGGATCCTCTTTGGGATGGCATGGCTGGCCTTGATCATCAAACTGATCCTCTCCCTGCTGGAGGCCCCACAGGACTCCTATTCCTGCTACAGCCACAGCTCCAAGGGAAACTTCAAGCAGCGAAGCGGGAGGCAGGACCCAGATGGAGAGGCAGATCCCCACTCCTCACAGCCAGACTGCTATCCAGAGGGGCCTATGGGAATTGTGCAGCACCCAGAACCCTCTACTCCAGTCTCATGCTGTGGAAAGGACAGCTAG